In one window of Homalodisca vitripennis isolate AUS2020 unplaced genomic scaffold, UT_GWSS_2.1 ScUCBcl_613;HRSCAF=3010, whole genome shotgun sequence DNA:
- the LOC124370895 gene encoding putative exonuclease GOR → MMGLEVARVSLVNVDGSSQYDALVQPEHEIIDFNTRFSGVTKEDYVLYKGKTLKQAQYDLLHYIKSDTILVGHGIENDLRALKIVHTLVVDTTAIFPHEHGIPCRRSLKSLASSSES, encoded by the coding sequence ATGATGGGTCTGGAGGTGGCTCGGGTGTCCCTGGTGAACGTGGACGGATCGAGCCAGTACGACGCTCTGGTCCAGCCCGAGCACGAGATCATCGACTTCAACACGCGCTTCTCCGGAGTCACCAAGGAGGACTACGTACTGTACAAGGGGAAAACTCTGAAGCAAGCCCAGTACGACCTGCTCCACTACATCAAGAGTGACACGATCCTCGTAGGGCACGGCATCGAGAACGATCTTCGGGCGCTGAAGATTGTTCACACCTTGGTGGTAGACACAACGGCGATCTTCCCTCACGAACACGGAATCCCGTGCCGCAGGTCCTTGAAGAGCCTTGCGTCCTCCAGTGAGTCATGA